In Castanea sativa cultivar Marrone di Chiusa Pesio chromosome 6, ASM4071231v1, a single window of DNA contains:
- the LOC142641528 gene encoding G-type lectin S-receptor-like serine/threonine-protein kinase At2g19130, protein MDYKRNPWPMMLSFLFICLSLNNHPSLGADTISANQPLSGDQTISSNGGNFELGFFTQGNSSRSNYYIGMWYKKVSLRTIVWVANRETPVSDRSSSVLRISDGNLVLFNESQIPIWSTNLSFSSSGPLEAVLQDNGNFVLRDGSANSSKLLWQSFDNPTHTWLPGAKIAYNNKTKQNMHLISWKNSEDPAPGLFALELQQNTSSYIIRWNKSVPYWNSGPWDGKIFSWVPEMRANYIYNFSYVSNENESYFTYSLYDPSIISRFVMDISGQIQQLSWLESTKQWNLFWSQPRTQCEVYAFCGPFGICNQQSLPFCSCLKGFQATSSNNWNLSDFSAGCARKTSLQCGNDSLANGKRDKFWEMPNMKLPDHPQTVAVGSSSECESACLNNCSCTAYAYGDHCSIWIGDLLNLQQLTSSDTNGGTLYLKLAASELPSSRNNKAIIIGVVLGSVAGIAILVGLIAFVIFRRRRGAIGTAKAVEGSLVAFGYRDLQNVTKNFSEKLGGGGFGSVFKGILPDSTVIAVKKLESISQGEKQFRTEVSTIGTIQHVNLVRLRGFCSEGTKKLLVYDYMPNGSLDSQLFREKNSGVLEWKTRYQIALGTARGLVYLHEKCRDCIIHCDIKPENILLDAELCPKVADFGLAKLVGREFSRVLTTMRGTRGYLAPEWISGVAITAKADVYSYGMMLFEFVSGRRNSEPSADGKIRFFPTWAASLITQGGDVLSLLDPRLEGNADEEEVTRICRLACWCIQDDETHRPPMGQVVQILEGVLDVNLAPVPRSLQVFVDDQEHIIFFTESSSSQSSQARSNNSNASSHSKISVSSTGSKS, encoded by the coding sequence ATGGATTACAAGAGGAATCCATGGCCTATGatgctttcttttctcttcatctGCCTATCTCTCAACAATCATCCTTCCCTTGGAGCTGACACCATCTCTGCAAACCAACCTCTCTCTGGTGACCAAACTATCAGCTCTAACGGTGGGAACTTTGAGCTCGGTTTCTTCACACAAGGTAACTCTTCTCGTTCTAACTACTATATAGGCATGTGGTACAAGAAAGTCTCTCTCAGAACCATAGTTTGGGTGGCAAACAGAGAGACGCCAGTCTCTGATAGAAGTTCTTCTGTATTGAGAATCTCAGATGGTAATTTAGTTCTGTTCAATGAGTCTCAAATTCCAATTTGGTCAACAAATTTGAGCTTTTCGAGCTCTGGTCCTCTAGAAGCTGTGCTTCAAGATAATGGAAATTTTGTGCTGAGAGATGGGTCTGCTAATTCATCAAAACTTTTGTGGCAGAGTTTTGATAATCCAACCCATACATGGCTTCCTGGTGCTAAGATAGCATACAacaataaaaccaaacaaaacatgCATCTTATTTCATGGAAGAATTCTGAGGATCCTGCACCAGGACTCTTCGCTCTTGAGCTACAGCAAAATACCAGTTCCTATATTATTCGATGGAATAAGTCTGTACCATACTGGAACAGTGGACCTTGGGATGGAAAAATTTTCAGTTGGGTTCCTGAGATGAGAGCCAATTATATTTACAACTTCAGTTATGTTTCAAATGAAAATGAGAGCTATTTCACCTATTCGCTTTATGATCCTTCTATTATATCTCGATTTGTGATGGATATATCGGGGCAGATTCAGCAGCTTTCATGGTTGGAAAGTACCAAGCAGTGGAATTTGTTTTGGTCTCAACCAAGGACACAATGTGAGGTTTATGCTTTTTGTGGACCTTTTGGTATATGCAACCAGCAATCCTTGCCTTTTTGTAGTTGTTTGAAGGGTTTTCAGGCTACCTCCAGCAACAATTGGAATTTGTCAGATTTTTCAGCTGGGTGTGCAAGAAAAACCAGTTTGCAGTGTGGGAATGATAGTCTTGCTAATGGTAAGAGGGACAAGTTTTGGGAAATGCCCAACATGAAATTGCCTGATCATCCACAAACTGTGGCAGTTGGAAGTTCATCAGAATGTGAATCAGCCTGCTTGAATAACTGCTCTTGCACTGCTTATGCTTATGGCGACCATTGTTCAATTTGGATTGGAGATCTCTTAAATCTGCAACAACTCACAAGCTCTGACACTAATGGAGGAACTCTATATCTCAAACTTGCAGCATCCGAGTTACCCAGTTCCAGAAACAATAAGGCAATTATTATAGGTGTAGTCCTGGGTTCAGTTGCGGGGATAGCAATTCTTGTAGGCCTTATTGCATTTGTAATCTTTAGGCGAAGGAGGGGAGCAATTGGAACAGCAAAGGCAGTAGAGGGATCATTGGTGGCATTTGGATACAGAGACTTGCAAAATGTGACCAAGAATTTCTCGGAGAAattggggggagggggttttGGTTCTGTTTTCAAAGGGATTTTACCTGATTCAACGGTCATTGCGGTCAAGAAACTTGAAAGCATCAGCCAAGGAGAGAAGCAATTCCGCACTGAAGTCAGCACAATTGGGACAATCCAACATGTAAATCTTGTTAGGCTTCGTGGCTTCTGCTCTGAAGGAACTAAGAAGTTGCTGGTCTATGATTACATGCCGAATGGGTCTTTAGATTCTCAGCTTTTCCGTGAAAAGAATTCTGGGGTTTTGGAATGGAAAACAAGATATCAGATTGCTCTGGGAACAGCTAGAGGGTTGGTTTATCTCCATGAGAAGTGCAGAGACTGCATCATACACTGTGACATAAAACCAGAAAACATTCTTCTAGATGCCGAGTTGTGTCCGAAAGTGGCAGATTTTGGTCTGGCAAAGCTTGTTGGGCGTGAGTTCAGCCGAGTCCTGACTACCATGAGAGGTACAAGAGGTTATCTTGCTCCAGAGTGGATTTCAGGGGTGGCCATTACAGCCAAAGCCGATGTTTACAGCTATGGAATGATGCTTTTTGAATTTGTTTCCGGGAGGAGAAACTCTGAGCCATCTGCAGATGGGAAAATTAGATTCTTCCCAACTTGGGCTGCAAGCCTTATAACGCAAGGTGGAGATGTCCTTAGCCTTTTAGACCCCAGGCTGGAGGGAAATGCTGATGAAGAAGAGGTCACAAGAATATGTAGACTTGCTTGTTGGTGCATCCAAGATGATGAAACTCATAGGCCACCAATGGGTCAGGTAGTCCAAATCCTTGAGGGAGTTTTAGATGTGAACCTAGCCCCAGTTCCAAGATCTCTCCAGGTGTTTGTTGACGACCAGGAGCACATAATTTTCTTCACTGAATCATCCTCCAGCCAAAGTTCACAGGCACGGAGCAACAACTCAAATGCTTCGTCTCATTCCAAAATTAGCGTGTCATCAACAGGTTCGAAGTCTTGA
- the LOC142639840 gene encoding uncharacterized protein LOC142639840, giving the protein MEVTNRKMLKIIKVRLEEAKGAWPEELPNVLWAYRTTVRTPTGETPFGLTYGTKVVIPIEVGVTSMRREVFHKNSNDDQLKINLDCLDEVRKEASQKMTKYQQKMVEYYNKRVKRKRLDIGDLVLTKSHQ; this is encoded by the coding sequence ATGGAAGTGACAAATCGAAAAATGCTGAAGATCATCAAAGTTCGACTGGAGGAGGCGAAAGGCGCATGGccagaagaattgcccaatgtcttgtgggcaTATAGAACCACCGTGAGGACCCCGACGGGAGAGACACCATTCGGACTTACCTACGGCACCAAGGTAGTAATACCAATCGAAGTAGGAGTTACTAGCATGAGAAGAGAGGTCTTCCACAAAAATAGCAATGACGATCAGTTAAAAATCAACCTGGATTGCCTGGACGAAGTAAGAAAGGAAGCGTCCCAAAAGATGACGAAGTATCAACAGAAGATGGTCGAATACTACAACAAGAGAGTGAAGCGCAAAAGACTTGACATAGGAGATCTTGTCCTAACAAAGTCACACCAGTAA